Proteins co-encoded in one Oreochromis aureus strain Israel breed Guangdong linkage group 3, ZZ_aureus, whole genome shotgun sequence genomic window:
- the LOC120433924 gene encoding Fc receptor-like protein 5, with the protein MEMKTFFTWLLLNVFLLLTAHCSHSYASKTDADITVFPTRLQFFEYESISFSCDGLNHQAKWRGVRNIEDFIPTCTNYTVTPTVNCTINNAFETDTGKYWCEDEDGWKSNALSITVTIGSVILESPAVPVMEGKTINLYCRKKAAPLNQTADFYKNDLKIGTSYFGKMTIHNVSKSDEGLYKCTILEAGESPESWLIVINKTLEEQNQEDMTVTLESPAHPVMEGETVVLSCLNETSASLPAVFYKDGLFIGTSSVGNMTIHQVYKSHEGLYKCTISGVGESSEKWLFVRGLPREACFCSDQFFHLLLLLRVVLTIVMVALLILLVGLLHCGKLGSRPKKNS; encoded by the exons atgcAGATATTACTGTCTTTCCAACCAGACTGCAGTTCTTTGAGTATGAGTCCATCTCTTTTAGCTGTGATGGTTTAAATCACCAGGCTAAATGGAGAGGGGTAAGAAATATTGAAGATTTCATTCCAACATGTACAAATTACACAGTGACACCAACAGTGAACTGCACCATAAATAATGCTTTTGAAACTGACACTGGAAAATACTGGTGTGAAGATGAAGACGGATGGAAGAGCAATGCTCTCAGCATCACTGTCACTA TTGGTTCTGTGATCCTGGAGAGTCCTGCTGTGCCTGTAATGGAGGGGAAAACTATCAATCTGTACTGTAGAAAGAAGGCAGCTCCTCTAAACCAAACAGCTGATTTCtataaaaatgacttaaaaattGGGACCAGCTATTTTGGGAAAATGACCATCCACAATGTTTCTAAATCTGACGAAGGGCTCTACAAGTGTACCATCTTGGAAGCTGGAGAATCACCAGAAAGCTGGTTGATTGTGATAAATAAGACTCTGGAAGaacaaaaccaagaag ATATGACGGTGACCCTGGAGAGCCCTGCTCATCCTGTGATGGAGGGGGAAACTGTGGTTCTGAGCTGCCTAAACGAGACGTCTGCAAGCCTTCCAGCTGTCTTCTATAAAGATGGCCTCTTCATTGGGACCAGCTCTGTGGGAAACATGACCATCCACCAAGTCTACAAGAGTCATGAAGGACTTTACAAGTGCACAATATCTGGAGTAGGAGAATCATCAGAAAAATGGCTGTTTGTCAGAG GGCTTCCCAGAGAGGCATGTTTTTGTTCGGACCAATTctttcacctcctcctccttttacGGGTCGTCCTAACTATTGTGATGGTAGCTCTGCTGATACTGCTTGTGGGACTCCTCCACTGTGGGAAACTCGGATCTAGACCAAAAAAGAACTCATAG
- the LOC116325059 gene encoding butyrophilin subfamily 1 member A1-like — MNSALNAHLVLSLMVFAQLPSSFTKGTIQVIGSSHPIVALVGDDVILPCYLNSSISASDETVEWTKYELDPRFVYVWRDGGELESKKNPSYKGRTTVSISKLKHGDISLNLSKVRLSDTGRYRCFLPDMGETSMELIVGAVSLPGIVSVQKAKTGVALQCESAGWYPEPELLWLDGEGNLLSAGPTETLRGPDDLYTVSSRVTVEKRHSNNITCRVQQRNTNQSRETHVYISDYFFTAPPNPAVCVSLLTLFVISLICVLLVILVCWIQRREKLRIQTNHAVAQMEQD; from the exons ATGAATTCTGCTTTAAACGCCCATTTAGTGTTGTCATTGATGGTCTTTGCCCAACTACCTTCTTCCTTTACTAAAG GTACCATTCAGGTAATTGGTTCATCTCACCCAATAGTAGCTTTAGTGGGTGATGATGTCATATTGCCATGCTATTTGAACTCCTCCATAAGCGCCTCAGACGAGACGGTGGAGTGGACAAAATATGAGCTGGATCCCAGATTTGTTTATGTGTGGCGTGATGGTGGTGAACTGGAAAGTAAAAAGAATCCCTCCTACAAAGGAAGAACAACGGTATCCATCTCCAAACTGAAGCATGGAGACATTTCACTGAATCTGTCTAAAGTGAGACTTTCTGATACAGGAAGATATAGATGCTTCCTTCCAGATATGGGGGAAACTTCAATGGAGCTCATTGTTG GGGCTGTATCCCTACCCGGAATAGTCAGTGTTCAAAAAGCCAAGACTGGAGTTGCATTACAGTGTGAGTCTGCAGGCTGGTATCCAGAgcctgagctgctgtggttgGACGGTGAGGGAAACCTCCTCTCTGCTGGACCTACAGAGACCCTCAGAGGTCCTGATGACCTCTATACTGTCAGCAGCAGAGTGACTGTGGAGAAGAGACACAGCAACAACATCACCTGCAGAGTCCAACAGAGGAACACCAACcagagcagagagacacacGTCTACATTTCTG ATTATTTTTTCACGGCCCCACCAAATCCTGCAGTTTGTGTCAGTCTGCTTACTCTCTTTGTTATTTCCCTTATCTGCGTTCTTCTGGTGATCCTTGTTTGCTGGATACAGAGAAGGGAAAAGCTCA GGATTCAGACAAACCACGCTGTAGCTCAGATGGAACAAGACTGA
- the LOC120434190 gene encoding Fc receptor-like protein 5 codes for MHFFFLVLINMWLLLVTQVWDGCDAQRVSFPHVVPKTSQHYEYSTLSFDCKEFDVSPGWRLMRKVPTESTACGTSWGVFSGYICIFKHVFMGDSGQYWCESRDGKKSNTVNITITPGPVILESPLLPVMEGNTVSLRCKNKTASTNASTSISFYKNGLFIKNISTSTLIIHNINKSHEGLYKCNISGAGESPESWLAVRSRDNTDYHMVTLLCYDQLPVLLYLLIRTVGTVLWVALLLLVLRKRQPWNN; via the exons atgcattttttttttttagttttgataAATAtgtggctgctgctggtgaCACAAGTTTGGGATGGTTGTGATGCTCAAAGAGTTt CTTTTCCTCATGTGGTTCCAAAGACTTCTCAGCACTATGAATACAGCACATTGTCTTTTGACTGTAAGGAGTTTGATGTGTCTCCTGGATGGAGACTAATGAGGAAGGTGCCAACCGAAAGTACAGCATGTGGGACTAGCTGGGGAGTTTTCAGTGGGTACATTTGCATcttcaaacatgtttttatgggAGACAGCGGGCAGTACTGGTGTGAGAGCAGagatggaaagaaaagcaacacTGTCAACATCACCATTACAC CTGGTCCTGTGATCCTGGAAAGTCCTTTACttcctgtgatggagggaaacACTGTGAGTCTGCGCTGTAAAAACAAGACAGCTTCTACCAATGCCTCTACTTCCATATCCTTCTATAAAAATGGCCTCTTTATCAAAAACATCTCTACCAGCACTTTGATCATCCACAATATTAACAAGTCTCATGAAGGACTCTACAAGTGCAACATCTCAGGAGCTGGAGAATCACCTGAGAGCTGGCTGGCTGTGAGAAGCAGAGACAACACAG atTATCACATGGTGACGCTCCTTTGTTATGATCAGCTTCCTGTTCTCCTCTACCTCCTGATAAGGACTGTTGGCACAGTTTTATGGGTCGCTCTGCTGCTGTTGGTGTTAAGAAAACGTCAGCCTTGGAACAACTGA